A window of Gorilla gorilla gorilla isolate KB3781 chromosome 5, NHGRI_mGorGor1-v2.1_pri, whole genome shotgun sequence genomic DNA:
CCGGCATAAAATGCAAACCACCCCTCTGTAGCAACTCACCCATCTGCATCGCCCGTGAGTGTCCGGGCCCTGGGGAGAGGGCTCTGCCCCAGGAGGCACCTGCTCCCGAGGCCTCTGCTGTGGGAGGGCCCAAAGGTGATGCCTCCAAGttcctctttcctttgtctttctcttgTCCATCTTCCTCGAGCCCACCCTGCAGCGTCCTAGGCAAGGCCCTGCCAGAGATGCTAGCTCAGGGTCCCTGGATCTCACTCAAGTGGATCCTCAGACTCATCTGGCAGGTCTCCAAATACTACATTTCCTCTGACTCCCAGGATTCCACTTCTTGGAAACTTGGTGTCGGCAGCTCCCCCCATCCCTTTTCTGCCCCAGGAGCGTGAGGCTTTAAGGAAAGGGAAAATTGGAGGACTTACTATATGCCCAGAGCTTCCACTAGTCCACATGTTCTTTTGTGCAGAGTAGGAAAACGAGCCCCTTCTGCAAGACTCTTTATTGCCATCTGCTGGAATATCATTGCCACATACTGGTTATGATGAAATACTACTTGTTACCGCCCATATGCCAGACAGTTGTTAGAGTAAATGGACAAATCTATGATGGTACGTTACGGACAATACGACATTAGATAGGGTGCCCTTGTGCAGTAAACATTCGTTCAACTGTACATGGTGGTCCTGCATATGGCGAGAAGGCTTCTCCGAAAAGGCAAGGCAGCCTTGTCCCCAAGTCCCTGTCCCCTACTTCCCAACCCCATTCTTTCATCACTTCTGAGTCCACAGCCTGAACTGGGCTGGGGTGGCTGTCTAGGCCTGGCAGTCGAGCGAGAGCGGCACGGGCGGGACTCAGGTGAGCTCCGGAGGCTCCTCAACTCTTTGGAGTGCAAACAGGATGAGTACGCCAAGAGCATGATCCTGCACAGTATCACTCGCTGTGTGTActtgctggaggctgaggtgagggaagGGAAGCAGGAGGTCCCCCCTAGCCGGCCTGGCCCCTGGGGGTTACGGCCGATCTCTGCCACTGGAATGGCCAGACTATATCCTGGGACCTCTCTCTGGCTGATAGCGGGAGGGGTGTGCGGAGGGATCTTGGTGACATGGGGGGCAGTGGGCCCAGAACACCcgcttctcctgcctcttccATCTCTCCCCAATACTCCAGGCCTCTGCTTGTACTACGGATGACATCGTGTTGCTGGGCTACATGCTGGATGACAAGGACAACAGTGTCAAAACCCAAGCTCTGAATACACTTAAAGCTTTCTCTGGCATCAGAAAATTCAGGCTCAAAATCCAGGTGAGCCCAGGGATGCGTGGTGGGGCATGCAGGATGTCTATAGTCCTTAAGTCCTTTAATTGCCATAGGATAAATGGTCATGTTCCAGAAGTTTGTTTGGGTGTGAATTTGTAACCCAGAAATAAGTGGGAAAATGGTGGTCAGATTCCCAGCAGGGTCATGAAGGCCTTTgaatttcaggatgaaactgaaTTGAGGCACTAGTGGTATCTCTCAACCCCAAATAGAAGGACCCCCACTACCCCACAAGCTCCCTACCACTGCCACATTTTTTCTGACACCAATTCCCAACACTGGCTGGGTGTTCAACAATTCAATTCAGTTCAGACACTATCCATAGTTAGGGCAGACTTCACAGGTTAAGGGCTGAGTCCCCCAAGACTTCCCCCCAACTTCAGGTACCAATCATAGGTCTGACTTCTGACTGTCCCGCTATGAATTTGGGGGTTCCCACAACTCCCTTTTTAGATTTagtaatttgctagaatggctccCAGAACTCAGGAAAGGACTTTACTTACTATTACTGGTTTTTTTTATAAAGGACACAACTCAGGAACAGCTAAATGGAGGAGACACATAGGGCAGGGTGTCAGGGCGCGGAGCTTCCAGGCCTGTTcctggaccaaactgagggtTGGGCTGCTATTGCTCGTGGCCCAGtaacgagatgcagatgaactggggaggaagagagtttttatttctgtaaccggttacagggagaaggcctggaaattatcgctggaccaactcaaaattacaaagtttttcagaacttatataccttctaagctatatgtctatgtgtaaatgtgcattcatctaaagacgtaagtgattaacttcttttaatttataactaaggtctgagtcctgaagaccttccactggagcctcagtaaatttacttaatctaaatgggtccaggtgctggggtgattacccttattttgtctcctgctaaatcaagGAGTTTTGAGGAATTCCTTCAGATccccaataaacttgtttgtggagacCTGTGGCGTTTCTTCAGACCCacagtaaaacttgtttaatcctaaatgggtccCATTAAGAATTCCTTCGTaattttgtcatgctttaaggcccaggaaaggcctaggcaaaactcctggtgggcttttgttagattccagcctttgtataagggcactggcttttaACATTTAACTTAACCACGCagtcagtactgaaacagttgttatggaggTCTGCCACAAGCCCACTTCAGGAGTGCCCTGCTGTTCCCAGCACCTCCACACGTTCAACAACCAGGAAGCTCTTTGAACCCCATTGGTCAGAGGTTTTTATTATGTAGTCTTGATGAATTAAATCATGTCCAGCTGCTCACCCCTCCCCAGAAGTTGGGAGCGAAGCTGAAAATCCCAACCTTCTAATCATGCTTTGGTTTTTCTGGTAACCAGAAGCTATCCAAGGGCCCTGCCTGGAGTCACTTCATTAGCATAAGCTCTGTTGTGACCAAAAAGGGTTGGTTTGCAGTAACAAAGGACACTGctgtcactcaggaaattccaaaggTTTCAGGAGCTCTGTTCCTGGAACTAGGGACAAAGATCAGATGTATTTTTTATACTCTATCCCCTGGGCCCGTGTTAATCAGAGGTTGGTGTCATGGCCACGGATAACTTCTCCATTACTCCATAGACAAAATGTAAAACACCACATGTCACTTCCCCCTTTCCCTGCTATCATACCCCCAAACTTACAGTATCCACACCCATCCTCCCTGCTTTCCTGCTGCTGCCATGAAAAAATGGCTTTCTCCTGGTCTGTGGCCAGTGATAGTCTCAATCCTGCCTCCCACTCCTTCCTTAAGGGCCTCTCTGATTGCTTACGCTCCGCTCCCCGTCAGCATGCAGTAGGCTCCAACCCCTCCCATCttacaaagcaaaaccaaaaaagccTCTCCCTTGACCTCCACATCTCTTCCTGGCAAATAGTCTATCTCtcccaaattaaaaacaaataaaatacgtAAAACTTGCAAATATTGTATATGTGTAAGTTAGAAGGAATAACAATAAAACAGAACATGCCCAGGCCAAGAAATAGAGCACAGCCCCCTCCCACATCTTGGCTGCCTCCCCCACCAGAGGCAGTCATTGCCCTGCATTTTGTTTAGCAGTTCCaaattttctttgtagttttaccatatatgtatgtatccttGCATATTCTAGCAGGGCATAGCAGATAATAAAGAGGTAAAATATAGTCTGGTATGTTTTTAAGCTTCATGTACATGGAAGTAGATGGTTTCTATTCTGTGTTCTGTGGTTGGCCTTTTCTCCCTGCTACGTTGAGAGATTCATCCTTATTGGGCAGCTctgcttccttctgttttttttttttttttttttttttgagacagggtctcgttctgtcgcccaggctggagtgcagtggcgtgatcttggctcactgcagccttgacttctcaggctcaagcagtcctcccacctcagcccccctagtagctgggagtacggGTGTCCTCAGTGAGTACGGGAgtactatgtttctcaggctggccttgaactcctgggctcaagcgattctccccccTGGGTCTCTTTCACCGCTCTGTGGTGGTCTCTTTCGTGAATACTCTGCCACTTGCCCGTTGTTAGGCATTTGCATTGTTTCCAGGTGCTTGTCACACTCACATTGTGCTGTGAACATTCCTGTGTTCATCTCCCTTGTGTGCCTGAGAGAGGATTCTAGGGTGTGTACGCAGGAGTGGAATGGTTTGGTCAAAGGATATGCCCAACTTTTCCAGGAGGGAGGTATCCATTTTCACCCCACCAGCCCTGCACGAGTGTTCTATTGTGTCATAACCTAACGTTtgataatttcacattttaatttttttttttttttgagacagagtcttgctctgttgcccaggctggagtgcagtggcacgatctcggctcactacaacctctgcctcccaggttcaagcaattcttgtgcctcagcttccagagtagctggaatcacaggcgcgcgtgcaccaccacgcctggctaatttttttgtattttagtaaagacagggtttcaccatgttggccaggctggtctcaaactcctggcctcaagtgatctgcctgcctcggcctcccaaactgctgggattacagacatgagccactgtgcgtggtccacattttaatttttggcaTCAaacttttttggggaaaaaattctCTTTACATGTATCCTCAAAATACGCACAACTATGATATATCaataaaagcaaacacacaaaagaataaaaatagattgagaaacaaacaaaaaaatacctagAGAGATCTCTGCTTGCTGCCTCATCCCTCAGCCTTCtcaagtgcagtggtacgatcttggcttactgcaacctccacctccaggactcaagtgatcctcccacctcaacctccctagtagctaggattacagtcatgcaccaatatgcccggctaatttttgtatttttttagaggtggggttttgccatgttgttcaggctggtctcgaactcctgagctcaagtgatccacccgcctcagcctcccaaagtgctgggattgcaggtgtcagccaccatacctggtcagGCTGTGATTCTCAAGCATATTataatcacctggagagcttgttaaaagcaaagattttggctgggcgcagtggttcaagcctgtaatcccagcactttgggaggctgaggtgggcagatcacctgaggtcagttcaagaccagcctagccaacatggagaaaccccgtctctactaaaaatacaaaaattagccggacgtggtggcgggcacctgtaatcccagctatccgggaggctgaggcaggagaatcacttgaacccgggaggcagaggcttgcagtgagccaagatcacaccactgcactccagcctgggccacagaacgagactctgtctcaaaaaaaaaaaaaaaaaaaagcccagggagTTCAGTTCAACAGGAGAACTTTGTTTTTCACAAACCCCCCAGGAAATTCTGATGCAGGCGGCCTGAGTCccactcttcctttttttccccagtgtCTTTATGCTGAGGGCCTGACCCCGGTCTCTTTTCAGGTGAAAGTAGTTACTCCTTGATCTCAATTTCCATCTAGCTGTGCCCTTCTGGATCTCTGCAGCCTGTGGGCTCCCCTGCCTTCCCCATGGCCAGCTGCTACTAGGCATATCCACTCAGATGCCCTCCAAGTTCTCTAACCCAACATATCCAAAATGGAGCTCACCCCATTCCCTAAATCAGCCCACTCTCTCCAGAGGGCTCTTAGGCCATCAGGCCCTTTGGGTCTGCCTCAAGGCTCTCAGCATAAAGTGCGTGATTGGCCATGGGCTGCACCTCCTTGCCCTAACCCCAGCCACGTACAATGCATGCTTTATGCTCTCACATGCCCCGTTGCTGCTGTTCCCTCGTTCTGAAACCCTGTCCCAGACTTGCTGACTCCAATCTGTCCTGCGGGTCTCCACGGCTTttgaggggtgggggaagggaagggcaggTACTGATGGGAATGCTCACTTCCACTCCAGGACTCTTGCTTACTTCTTACATGGCTCATAAAGGTGCAGCTCGTGAGGTTACCTGTCTTTGGTAATACCTCTAGGTCCAagcatcttacttttttttttttttttgagacggagttccgctcttgttgcccaggctggagtgcaatggcgcgatctcggctcaccgcaacctccgcctcccgggttcaagtgattctcctgcctcagcctcccgagtagctgggattacaggcatgtgccaccacgctcggctgattttttgttttttgtagtggagatggggtttctccatgttggtcaggctgatcctgaactcccaagctcaggtgatctgcccaccttggcctcccaaagtgctgggattaaaggcgtgagccactgcgtcctgcCCGCATCTTGCATCCTAGAACCGAAGATCCCTTTATtcactcaataaatgtaatattgaACACTTTGTGCCAACACGCTGCTCTAAGTACAGGAGAGAAAGCAGTAAACAGAACAGGGAAGATCCCTGTGCTTGTGGAATTTATATTCTAACAGGGCAAGGCAAGCAAtacacaaataagtaaaatatatagtgtGTTTCATGTGGTAAGtgccatggagaaaaataaaaggtggGAGGTGGATAAAGGAGTCTGGGTGGGGGTGATGCAGTTTTCAAGAAGAaaatcttgaacccaggaggcctgtaatcctagctactcaggaggctgaggaaggagaatcacttgaacccaggaggtggaggttgcattgagccaagatgacgacattgcactccagcctgtttgatgggggtgagactccatctcaaaaaaaaaaaaaaagaaaaaagaaaaagaaaatcttttgagATGTTGGGCTTGGTGAAGAGTTcatgacatcaaaagcatgatctataaaaggaaaatcaatacattggactttattaaaattaaaaacatttgctcCATGAAAGAtcctgttaagagaatgaaaaaagcTGCAGACTGGGAgagtgtatttgtttttgtttttgtttttgttttgagatggagtcttgctctgtcacccaggctggagttcaatggcgcaatcttggctcactgcaacttccgcctcccgggttcaagcgattctcctgcctcaccctcccgagtagctgagattacaggtgtacaccaccatgcccagctgatttttgtatttttagtagagacggggtttcgccatgttggccaggatggtctcggtctcttgacctcatgatccgcccgcctcgacctcccaaagtgctgggattagaggcgtgagccactgtgcctggctgagggagtatatttgaaaatcacatatctgataaaggactcaGCTAAATTGTATCAAGTGCTTTCAAAACTGAATGTTAGGCCGGGCatgggggatcatgaggtcaggggtttgagaccagcctggaagcatggtgaaaccccatctctactaaaaatacaaaaactagctgggcatggtggtgggcacctgtaatcccagctactcaggggactgagaaaggagaatcacttgaacctgggaggtggaggttgcagcgagccgagatcgcaccactgcactccagcctgggcaacagagtgagactgtctaaaaacaaaaacaaccctgaTGTTAAAACAAGCAGTCCAATTAGgaaatgggcaaaatacatgaacagatatttcactgaagaggatatatggatggcaaataagcacatgaaaccATGTTTAATATCAccagccattagggaaatgcaatgaAGACCATGCTGAGATATTACTGTGCACCTATTAGAAGATCTAAAATCAAAATTAGTGACGataccaaatgctggcaaagatataGAAAAACCGGATctttcatatattgctggtgggaatataaaatggtacagcagccactctggaaaatagtttggcagtttctttcagAACTAAACATACATTTACCAATCAGCAGTTGAACTCTTGGGCCtttatcctagagaaatgaaaacttatatcTGCACAAAAACCAGTAAACGATTGTTGATAGCAGTTTTATGTggaatagccccaaactggaaacaaccaaaaatgtctgtcaatcggtgaatggttaaacaaagtGGTATAGCCATTACCATGGAATGCTActtagtaataaaaaggaatataataTTGATATGCACAACAACTTGGATGGTTCTCAAGGgcgttatgctgagtgaaaaaagccgaTCTCAAATGATCACATAaagtgtgatttcatttatataacatccTCAAACTTAAAAGGTCATATATAGAGATGGAAAACACAAGTGGTTGCCTGGGCTTTGGGCTGGGGGAGCAGGTGGGAGTGACTCTAAAGGGGTCTCGAGATAGATCTTTGTGGCAATGGGACAGTTCTGGTGGGATAATCTGTTGGCTGCAGTTGTGGTTACACAAATATGTGCATGTGCTGAAATGACATAGAACTATGCACACATATTACACCAACACCAATTTCCTAGTTTTGATATTATACTATAATGCAAGATGTGACCATTGAGGGGAACTGGGTGAAGAGCACATGGGACCTcgctgtactatttttgcaacttcctataaatttataatcatttcaaaataaaggccgggcgtggaggctcacgcctgtaaacccagcactttgggaggccgaagcgggcatattacctaaggtcaggagttcaagaccagcctggccaacatgacgaaaacccgtctctactaaaaatacaaaaattagttgagcacggtggtgtacacctgtaatcccagctactcaggaggctgaggcaggagaatcgcttgtacctgggaggcggaggttgcagtgacccaagatcgcaccactgcattccagcctgggcaacagagtgagacggtctccaataaaataaaattaaattaaattaaaataaaaaaaatttaaaaaatgaaaatgtgtgttACACGTGACAATgctgtagagaaaaataaaataacagtggaGGGTGGTAAGGAAGGCTGGGATGGGGGTGGTTAGAGAAGGCCTTACTGAGAAGGtaacattttaatgaagtctTAAAGGAGGTGTGAGAGTGAGTTGTGAGTATCTGGGGATAGAGTGTGCTAAGCAGAGGGCACAGCCTATGCAAACACCCTAAGACAGGTGTGTACCTGGCATGTTCATGGAATATGTAAGAGGCCATTGTGATGGGAACCTTGGTcatgagggagagaagagaagatggaGTCCAAGAAATAATAGGGAGAGAGGGGCAGATCACATTGGACCGTATGCCACTGTAAGGACTTTAGCTTTTACACTGAATGAAATGGGGGctcttgagcagaggagtgacatgtcTAACATGTCAGCTGCTCTGAAAGTAGATGCAGGGGGTGAGAATGGAAGCAGGGAGACAGGAGGCTATTGCAGAAATCCCGGTGAGATGCCAGTGGCTTGAAAGAGGGTGGTAAGAAGTGGGGGTGAGGAGAAGTGGCTTGAATTTTGATAGATTTTGAAGGTAGTGCCTACAGGATTTTCTGAAGGATTGGAAAAGGagtgtgagagaaagaaaggagttgATGCCAGCAGTTTTTGGCCCGAGCCACTGGAAGGAAAGTGTAACCCATAGCTGAGACAGGGAAAGCTATAGAAGGAGCAGGTCTGGGGATGGGGGAGCGTGTTAACTCTGAGAGCTCTATTAGACATTTGGGGAGAAAAGTGGAATTGGCAGCTGCATATATGAGTCTGGATTCAGGGGAGGGGCAACATAGCTGGAGCTAGAGACATAAAGGTGAGAGTCACCAGCATGTGGATCGTATTTAACACTGTGAGTCTGGATGATACCGGTATGGGAGTGAGGTAGGTAGAAAAGAGGAGGTTGGGCAGAAGAGCTAGGAAAGaagtctgtaaaaaaaaaaagaaagccaaataaaGAATTTCAAGGCAGTGGGAGTGGGCAACTGGGTCAAATTATGTTGAGAGTTAGGGAGAATTGTCTATTGGGTTTGGCCCAGGGGACATCCATGGGGACAGTGAAGAGTAAAGTCAGATACTGGGATAGTGGTGATCACCTGTAAAAGTAAGCCCTTTTGTTCTCCCCCACTCCAGGAACACTCCATCAAAGTACTCGAACTGATCTCCACCATCTGGGACACGGAACTGCACATTGCGGGCCTCAGACTCCTCAACAACCTTCCGCTGCCCGACTATGTGCATCCACAGCTGCGACGGGTGATGCCTGCCTTGATGGAGATCCTGCAGTCAGACTACATCCTGGCACAGGTGCCTGAGGACCATGGCCAAGGCCCTGCCTTGCTGACCAGCCCTAGCACAGTACTTAGAGGGAGGAGCAGAGGTTTATGTCTTCCTTGCTCAGGCCCAGACTCACCTGCCTTCTCATGCTTTACTCTTTCCTTTATTCAGGTGCAAGCCGTACGACTGCTGAGCTACCTGGCACAGAAGAATGACCTTCTCTATGACATT
This region includes:
- the ARMC12 gene encoding armadillo repeat-containing protein 12 isoform X1, coding for MGKSIPQYLGQLDICKSVVSLATGAGAIYLLYKAIKAGIKCKPPLCSNSPICIARECPGPGERALPQEAPAPEASAVGGPKGLAVERERHGRDSGELRRLLNSLECKQDEYAKSMILHSITRCVYLLEAEASACTTDDIVLLGYMLDDKDNSVKTQALNTLKAFSGIRKFRLKIQEHSIKVLELISTIWDTELHIAGLRLLNNLPLPDYVHPQLRRVMPALMEILQSDYILAQVQAVRLLSYLAQKNDLLYDILNCQVHSNFLNLFQPTQSGSLLYEVLVFAERLSEGRNAPHYCAVKWNYNEQSLHESLFGEESRLADRLLALVIHPEEDVQIQACKVIVSLQYPQDLRARPSSCQPSRSYFKNTE
- the ARMC12 gene encoding armadillo repeat-containing protein 12 isoform X2 — protein: MGKSIPQYLGQLDICKSVVSLATGAGAIYLLYKAIKAGIKCKPPLCSNSPICIARLAVERERHGRDSGELRRLLNSLECKQDEYAKSMILHSITRCVYLLEAEASACTTDDIVLLGYMLDDKDNSVKTQALNTLKAFSGIRKFRLKIQEHSIKVLELISTIWDTELHIAGLRLLNNLPLPDYVHPQLRRVMPALMEILQSDYILAQVQAVRLLSYLAQKNDLLYDILNCQVHSNFLNLFQPTQSGSLLYEVLVFAERLSEGRNAPHYCAVKWNYNEQSLHESLFGEESRLADRLLALVIHPEEDVQIQACKVIVSLQYPQDLRARPSSCQPSRSYFKNTE